The sequence CGTTCGCGTCGACCGCCCGCCAAAGCCAGTGCTTCTGGCCCCGGATTGAGATCACGACCTCGTCGAGGTGCCATTTGTCGGCCGGGGTCGGACGGTCGCGACGAATGCTGGCGGCGATCTGTGCTCCGAACCGTTGGCACCACACCCGGATGCTTTCATACGAGACGATCACGCCCCGCTCGGCCAACAGATCCTCGACATCGCGCAAGCTCAGGGCAAACCGATGGTACGCCCAGACGGCATAGGAGATGATCGAACGAGGGAACCGGAAGCCCTTCAGGCGAGGCTGTGAAACTTGGCTGATCATGTGCGGTCGCTATGCATGAACCCAGGCAACGTCAATAACCTGACAATACCCTCCCTGAAGTTGCCGCTGGTGCGATCGCATCGCGGGACGCCTTGTCACCGCTGCGCCAATTGTTGCCCGGCGTCAAAGTGCGTCAGGCCAAAATATTCGCGGTCGACATCCAACGAAAAGTCGTGACGATTTTTCAGGGCGAGCAGAGGCGCTATACCGAAGTTGGATTCGATCATTTGATTATCGCACTTGGCCAGACAAGCAACTTGGCACATATTCCTGGCCTAGCCGAACACGCCTTGCCGATGAAGTCGATGGCCGACGCCCTGGAATTGCGCAATCACGTCATCGAGAAACTGGAGCACGCCGATGTCACGGAGATGGCAGAAGTCAAGGGCCAGCTTCTGACGTTTGCTGTGGTTGGGGCCGGTTTTTCTGGCGTGGAAACAGCTGGAGAGATAAAGGACCTAGTTGACCGGTCGCTTCAGTACTATCCGAATATCGATCCCGCCGAGGTCCGCGTCGTTGTCCTTGAATTCGGAGACCGCATACTGCCTGAATTGCCAGAAAGTCTTGCCAGTTACGCACAGATGAAATTGACGAAGCGTGGCATCGAAGTATTGCTTAATACCGGCGTGACCGAAGCCACGGCGACGCAGATAGTCACCTCTGACGGTCAGCTTTTGGGAACGAGAACAGTCATTGCAACCGTTGGAAACGCTGCGACCGAGGTGGTCCAGGAAATGAACCTGCCTCAGAAGCGCGGACGCATCTACGTCGAGCGGACGCTGCAGGTGGCGGGTCACCAGAATATCTGGGCATTGGGCGATGCGGCGTTGGTCCCGATGCAGGAAGGCGCGACAGAGGATGGCGATTTTGCGCCACCGACAGCACAATTTGCGGTTCGCGAAGCCCGCCTCGTCGCGCGGAACATCGAGACGGTGTTGCAGGGCGGAACGCCCTCGCCATTCCTCTACAGGTCCAAGGGTGCGCTTGCGTCACTGGGGTCCAGTCGCGGCGTTGCAGAGGTGTTTGGCATCAGAATCACCGGGTTCGCGGCATGGATTCTTTGGCGCAGCTACTATCTGTCATTCGCGCCAGGCTTTGGCACCAAGCTACGGATCGCGGTCAACTGGCTGCTGGATTCGCTGATCAACCGCAGCACAGTTCAAATCAAAACTCGCAGGCGCGCCGCCGCCCGCTATGTCCGCTATCGCGCTGGCGACAAAGTATTCGAACACGGCAACCGAGCGGATGGCCTCTATTCGGTCCTTGAGGGCAGTTTCGAACTTATCATCAAGACCCCGGATGGGTCGGTCGCAACGCAGAGAACGTTTCGCCGGGGAGAGCACTTCGGCGAGCGGGTCCTGCTCGGCGAGGGCCTACGCACGGGATCGGTTCGCGCAGTGGAAGATTCGCGCGCACTGATGCTGGATTCCGACGACTTTCAGAAACTAACACGCGGTATGTCGGCGTTTCGAATGATATTCGCAAAAGAACTGGGATTGGGCGAAGAGCCATCTCCGCGTTCTGCCGGCGAGGCCGGAGATGTTTGACGCACTCGAACTTGCCAGATTGCAGTTTGCGTTTACGGTGTCGTTTCACATCCTGTTTCCAGCATTCTCGATTGGTTTAGCGAGTTTCCTGGCCGTGCTGGAAGGCCTGTGGATACTGCGGAAGGACAATACCTACCTACGTGTCTTCGACTACTGGAAAACAATCTTCGCCGTAATCTTCGGCATGGGTGTCGTCTCCGGCCTGGTGATGAGCTATCAGTTTGGCACAAACTGGGCGGTGTTTTCCGACAAGACGGGGCCGGTTCTGGGGCCGATGATGGGGTACGAAGTTCTATCGGCCTTTTTCTTGGAGGCCGGCTTTTTAGGCGTCATGCTTTTCGGTCGCAACAAGGTTGGGTTGCGCCTGCATTTCTTCTCGACGCTGATGGTTGCGGTCGGCACTTTGTTCTCGGCTTTCTGGATACTGTCGGTGAACTCGTGGATGCAAACCCCGGTGGGTTATGCAATCAATGACGTCGGTCAATTTGTGCCTGAGAACTGGTTGGAGATCGTTTTCAACCCGTCTTTTCCTTACAGGCTGGTGCACATGGTGTTGGCGGCCTATCTGACGACGGCCTTTGTGGTCGGCGGCGTTGGCGCGCGGCACCTACTGTTGGGCCAGGGCGGCAAAGAAGCGCGCGTCATGTTTTCAATGGCGCTTTGGATGGCGGCGTTCGTTGCGCCGATGCAAATAGTTGCGGGTGACTTCCATGGGCTCAACACGCTTGAACACCAGCCTCAGAAGATCGCCGCGATGGAGGGTCATTTCGAAACACGTAAAGGTGCTTCGCTGATCCTGTTCGGCATCCCGGATGAAGAAGCCGAGACCGTCAATTGGGCTGTAGAGATACCCAAGCTTGGCTCGATGATCCTTACCCACCACTGGGATGGCGAGATTAAAGGATTGAAGGAATGGCCGCCTGAAGATCGTCCGCCCGTGACCATAGTTTTCTTCTCATTTCGGATTATGGTTGGGATTGGCATGGCAATGACGGCGATTGGGTTTTGGAGCCTATTAAGCCGCGCCATTTGGGGCATCGACCGTGCCAGGTGGCTGCAACGCGCCACAGTCCTAATGGCTCCCAGCGGGTTCATTGCCGTTCTTGCTGGCTGGGTCACAACTGAGGTCGGGCGTCAGCCTTGGACCGTCTACGAACTGCTAAGAACGTCGCAATCCGCCTCACCACTCGATGCACCGGTCGTTGCGACATCGCTGATTGCGTTTATCATCGTGTATTTCGTGCTGTTCGGTGCCGGAACCTATTACACTTTGCGCCTGATGCGGCGACCGCCAAATTCCGGTGAACCGACCGAGATCGCCGGTCCCGTGCGCACAGCGAACCGCAAGCTGATCGAGGGCATTTCTCATGTGAGCGGGGAGGATTGATCCGGCATGGTTGACCTATCTTTTGTCTGGGCCGGGATCATTGCGTTCGCAATTCTGGCATATGTCATCTTGGACGGTTTCGATCTAGGTGTCGGAATACTCTTTCCTGCAATCCGACCCGGATCCGGAATGCGCAGCCGGATGATGAACTCGATTGCGCCGGTTTGGGATGGCAATGAAACTTGGTTGGTGATGGGCAGCGGCGGGCTTTTCGCAGTTTTCCCTCTTGCCTATGGGATAGCGCTGACCGCGCTTTATGTTCCAATCTTCGCCATGCTATTTGGACTGGTCTTTCGCGGCGTCGCTTTTGAGTTTCGTTGGCGCGTTGAAGAGCGAAACAAGTTTTACTGGGATTGGGCCTTTATCGGCGGCTCGTATACGGCGGCGTTCTTTCAGGGCGTCGCACTTGGCGCACTTGTCCAAGGCATCAAGGTTAGCGACCGCGCCTATGCTGGCGGTTGGTGGGATTGGCTCACGCCATTTTCATTGACCTGCGGCCTTGCAGTCGTGATCGGCTACGCGCTCTTGGGCGCCACTTGGCTTGTAATGAAAACTGACGGATGGTTACAGCGCCGGATGCGTGAGTATGCATGGCGGGCCGCTTTCGGAACAATCTTCTTGATTATGGTGGTCAGCCTTTGGACTCCGTTTCACAACCCGGAATACCTAACCCGGTGGTTTTCGTGGCCGAGCGTTCTGTATTCCGCGATTGTGCCGTTCTGCATGTTCGTTCTCACAATTCTTCTGTTTGCCGGCCTGGAGACGCAGAAGGATGTGCAGCCATTCCTGTGTGGACTCGGCATATTCTTCCTTTGCTTTGTCGGAATTGGAATCAGCTTCTATCCTCAGATCATCCCGCCAGATATCGAGATCCGCGAAGCAGCTGCGCCGGACAAGAGCTTGGCATTCCTATTGGTAGGAGCTGCATTCATGCTACCGGTCATCTTGACTTATACTGCGTTTTCCTACTGGGTTTTCCGTATGCGCTGGCCACATCCCATTGATTTGAGGTCTTCCGGGCTTCTTTGATTGGCCGGATACATTCTCCATTGTTTCTGTTGGAGGCTGCTATGGCAGATGGAAGTGGACTTGTGGGTCGGCTGGAGATTGTCGAGCCCCGCCGGGGCAACCGGCGTTGGCCTGACGACGTGAAAGCACGGATTGTTGCGGAGAGTTTTCAACCCGGTGCGCGCGTTGTTGACGTGGCGCGGCGCCATGACATTGTCCCCCATCAACTATCGGACTGGCGACGGATGGCGCGAGAAGGTCATTTGGTTTTGCCTGCGGATGTCATGACATCAGTTGGTGATGCAGAGATTTCGTGCCATCGGTCTGAGCCTGCGTTTGTTCCGCTGGAGATTGCGATGGCATCGCCGGCAGCTGATAGCACATCAGTGCAAGCACAGAGCGAGCGCGCCGGGATGGGCGGCGAGATATCGGTGACGATTGGGTCTGATGTGATGATCCGAATTCCTGGCACTGCTGATGTGGCGCGTGCTGCTGACTTGATCCGCGCGGTACGGGGGGTCTCGTGATTGTTGCGGGTCAGCGGCTGCCAATCGTGATTGCGACGAAGCCGGTCGATTTCCGTCGAGGCCATGACGGGCTCGCAGCAACTGTGCAAAACGAGCTGGGGCTTGATCCCCATTCCGGCATGACGGTGGTGTTCCGTTCCAAGCGTGGCGACAGGTTGAAGATCTTGGTTTGGGATGGAACCGGGCTTGTCCTGATCTACAAGCGGTTGGAGGTTTCCAACTTCGTGTGGCCCAAGATTCAGGACGGCGTCATGCAGCTTTCCCGGGCCCAGTACGAGGCCCTTTTCGAAGGTTTGGACTGGCGCCGGATGGTGGCAAAACCGGTGGTTGCACCTGCTGCGGCAGGGTGACTCAGGACCAAATTTGAGCGTTGTTTTATTGGCTTTTCTTCCTGTTCAGGGTAGAAAAGCGCATGTCAGAACCGTTCGATATTCGCCAGTTTCCAGGTCTGCCGCCCGAGGTCGTGAAGGCCTTTGAGGCGCAGCAGTTCGAACTGGCTGTAGAACGTGCGGCGCGGCAACATGAACAGGCTGTCGGTGCCGAGAAGGACGTCTTCATCACCGAACTGAAAGCGCTGGTCGAGAAGCTGGAAAGTCAGGTTGCCGATCATCGGCGCACCAAGTTCGGACCCAAGTCGGAAAAGCTTAGCCCCGATCAGCTGGAACTGGCGCTCGAAGACCAAGAAACCGCCATAGCCGAGACGCAGCAACAGATCGATGAGGTGCAGAACAAGCTCGACCAGCTCGACAAGACTGCAAAGGACAAAAAGCCCCGCAAACCGCGCAAGCCCCGCACCCTTCCAGAGGGGCTGCCGCGCGTCGAGCGGGTCATCAATCCCGAAAACATCGTTTGTCCCTGCGGCTGTGGCGATATGGTCAAGATCGGGGAGGATCGTTCGGAGCGGCTGGATGTCATTCCTGCGCAATACCAAGTCGTTGTCACTGTGCGCCCGAAATACGCCTGTCCCAAAGGACGCACGGGCGTGGTCCAAGCCAAGGCCCCGGCGCATCTGCTGGAAAACAGCTGGCCGACCGAAGCCCTGCTGGCGCAGATCACTGTGGCCAAATTTTGCGACTTCAATCCTTTGAACCGGCAATCCGTGGCCATGGCCCGCAACGGCGCGCCGATCGATCGTTCAGTCCTGTCGGACTGGATGGGCCGCACAGGCGCACTGATTGCCCCCGTGGTCGATCACATGGCCATGCTACTTCTGAAAGGCAGCACACGGCTTTATGTCGACGAAACAACAGCGCCCGTGCTTGATCCCGGACGGGGCAAAACCAAGACAGGGTACTTCTGGGCTGTTATGCGGGATGATCGCGGCTGGAACGGACCGTCGCCACCTGGCGTCGTGTTCCATTATCGCCCCGGACGAAATGGCAAATATGCCGAAGAAATCCTCAAAGGCTTCGATGGCACAATCCAGGTGGATGCCTATGGAGGCTACACCGCCTTAGGCACTTCCAAGCGGGTGGGTGGCGCACCCTTGAAGCTCGCCTATTGCTGGTCGCATGGGAGGCGCGCCTTGATCAAGGCGCAGCCCAAAGCAGGATCGCCGATCGTCGACGAGGCCCTGCTGCAGATCGCGGCCATCTACAAGATCGAGGCCGAGATCCGTGGGCTGCCGGCCGCGCAAAGGCGTGCGGTCCGGCAGGAGAAATCCTGCCAGCTGGTCGATAAATTCTTTGTTTGGCTGAACGCTCAGGCCGGCCGTGTCTCGCGCAAGTCCGAATTGGGAAAAGCTTTGGCCTACATGCTGCGACGTCAGGAGGGCTTCCGTCTGTTCCTGGACGATGGCCATGTCGACATGGATTCCAACCTGGTAGAAAATGCGATCAGAAGCCCCGCCATGACACGCCGCAACACACTTTTTGCCGGTCACGATGATGGAGCCCGTTGTTGGGCAAGGTTCGCGAGCCTGATCGGAACATGTCGCATCAACGGCGTCGAGCCCTATGCCTACTTGCTCGATCTGTACACCAAGCTGGCCAACGGGCATCTCAAGAAAGACATCGATACTTTGATGCCGTGGGCTTATGCCGCCGCCACGTCCTCACAAATGAGCTCGCCCGGGACTCCCTGACGACCTCCCGCACGCGACAGCCAAATGCCTGTCAACATATGCACTCTGAAAATCTCAATGGGACGCAGGCAGCGCATACGGTTTTCCGGGGAAAAGTTAACGAGGCGGGTGGCTATCACTAACTCGTCCATGAAACAGGTTCTTTGGTTCATCGCGATCTGGGTCGGCAGCGTTACGGCACTCGGTCTTGTGGGCCTGATAGTTCGCAACATTTTGGCTCTGAACTGAATAGGCCATTCAACTGGACAACAGGTTGGGGACTGATGGAGTATTTGGCTTGGCCCTGAAGCCTGACGATACTATCTGTTCGTCGGATCACCACCCGGCGGACGAGCCGCCGCCATCGCCTACACCCTGATTGAGACGGCCACGCTGAATGGCGTCGACCCGCAGGGATGGCTCGCCGATATGCTGGCCTGCATCCCAGACCACAAGATCACCCGCGTGGATGATCTTCTGCCATGGAACTGG comes from Roseovarius sp. M141 and encodes:
- the tnpB gene encoding IS66 family insertion sequence element accessory protein TnpB (TnpB, as the term is used for proteins encoded by IS66 family insertion elements, is considered an accessory protein, since TnpC, encoded by a neighboring gene, is a DDE family transposase.), with product MIVAGQRLPIVIATKPVDFRRGHDGLAATVQNELGLDPHSGMTVVFRSKRGDRLKILVWDGTGLVLIYKRLEVSNFVWPKIQDGVMQLSRAQYEALFEGLDWRRMVAKPVVAPAAAG
- the cydB gene encoding cytochrome d ubiquinol oxidase subunit II; the protein is MVDLSFVWAGIIAFAILAYVILDGFDLGVGILFPAIRPGSGMRSRMMNSIAPVWDGNETWLVMGSGGLFAVFPLAYGIALTALYVPIFAMLFGLVFRGVAFEFRWRVEERNKFYWDWAFIGGSYTAAFFQGVALGALVQGIKVSDRAYAGGWWDWLTPFSLTCGLAVVIGYALLGATWLVMKTDGWLQRRMREYAWRAAFGTIFLIMVVSLWTPFHNPEYLTRWFSWPSVLYSAIVPFCMFVLTILLFAGLETQKDVQPFLCGLGIFFLCFVGIGISFYPQIIPPDIEIREAAAPDKSLAFLLVGAAFMLPVILTYTAFSYWVFRMRWPHPIDLRSSGLL
- a CDS encoding transposase, producing the protein MADGSGLVGRLEIVEPRRGNRRWPDDVKARIVAESFQPGARVVDVARRHDIVPHQLSDWRRMAREGHLVLPADVMTSVGDAEISCHRSEPAFVPLEIAMASPAADSTSVQAQSERAGMGGEISVTIGSDVMIRIPGTADVARAADLIRAVRGVS
- a CDS encoding DUF2474 family protein; protein product: MKQVLWFIAIWVGSVTALGLVGLIVRNILALN
- a CDS encoding cytochrome ubiquinol oxidase subunit I produces the protein MFDALELARLQFAFTVSFHILFPAFSIGLASFLAVLEGLWILRKDNTYLRVFDYWKTIFAVIFGMGVVSGLVMSYQFGTNWAVFSDKTGPVLGPMMGYEVLSAFFLEAGFLGVMLFGRNKVGLRLHFFSTLMVAVGTLFSAFWILSVNSWMQTPVGYAINDVGQFVPENWLEIVFNPSFPYRLVHMVLAAYLTTAFVVGGVGARHLLLGQGGKEARVMFSMALWMAAFVAPMQIVAGDFHGLNTLEHQPQKIAAMEGHFETRKGASLILFGIPDEEAETVNWAVEIPKLGSMILTHHWDGEIKGLKEWPPEDRPPVTIVFFSFRIMVGIGMAMTAIGFWSLLSRAIWGIDRARWLQRATVLMAPSGFIAVLAGWVTTEVGRQPWTVYELLRTSQSASPLDAPVVATSLIAFIIVYFVLFGAGTYYTLRLMRRPPNSGEPTEIAGPVRTANRKLIEGISHVSGED
- a CDS encoding IS66 family transposase, translating into MSEPFDIRQFPGLPPEVVKAFEAQQFELAVERAARQHEQAVGAEKDVFITELKALVEKLESQVADHRRTKFGPKSEKLSPDQLELALEDQETAIAETQQQIDEVQNKLDQLDKTAKDKKPRKPRKPRTLPEGLPRVERVINPENIVCPCGCGDMVKIGEDRSERLDVIPAQYQVVVTVRPKYACPKGRTGVVQAKAPAHLLENSWPTEALLAQITVAKFCDFNPLNRQSVAMARNGAPIDRSVLSDWMGRTGALIAPVVDHMAMLLLKGSTRLYVDETTAPVLDPGRGKTKTGYFWAVMRDDRGWNGPSPPGVVFHYRPGRNGKYAEEILKGFDGTIQVDAYGGYTALGTSKRVGGAPLKLAYCWSHGRRALIKAQPKAGSPIVDEALLQIAAIYKIEAEIRGLPAAQRRAVRQEKSCQLVDKFFVWLNAQAGRVSRKSELGKALAYMLRRQEGFRLFLDDGHVDMDSNLVENAIRSPAMTRRNTLFAGHDDGARCWARFASLIGTCRINGVEPYAYLLDLYTKLANGHLKKDIDTLMPWAYAAATSSQMSSPGTP
- a CDS encoding FAD-dependent oxidoreductase, whose product is MSPLRQLLPGVKVRQAKIFAVDIQRKVVTIFQGEQRRYTEVGFDHLIIALGQTSNLAHIPGLAEHALPMKSMADALELRNHVIEKLEHADVTEMAEVKGQLLTFAVVGAGFSGVETAGEIKDLVDRSLQYYPNIDPAEVRVVVLEFGDRILPELPESLASYAQMKLTKRGIEVLLNTGVTEATATQIVTSDGQLLGTRTVIATVGNAATEVVQEMNLPQKRGRIYVERTLQVAGHQNIWALGDAALVPMQEGATEDGDFAPPTAQFAVREARLVARNIETVLQGGTPSPFLYRSKGALASLGSSRGVAEVFGIRITGFAAWILWRSYYLSFAPGFGTKLRIAVNWLLDSLINRSTVQIKTRRRAAARYVRYRAGDKVFEHGNRADGLYSVLEGSFELIIKTPDGSVATQRTFRRGEHFGERVLLGEGLRTGSVRAVEDSRALMLDSDDFQKLTRGMSAFRMIFAKELGLGEEPSPRSAGEAGDV